TACATTAGTAGACGACGATGAAGTTTTTGTTTTTCTTACGACCAAAATGATTGAAAAAAGTAAGCTTATAGATCTCATCAAGATTTTTGAAAATGGCTTGGATGCTCTGGTTTTTCTCAAAGAAAATTTAAATAATGTTGATGCATTGCCAGATATTATTCTTCTGGACTTAAGTATGCCAATAATGGATGGATGGCAGTTTCTTGAGGAATATGTTAAAATCAATCCAGTAATTGGAAAAAAGATTGTAATTTATATCTGCTCATCCTCAATTTCTCCTGATGATATTAGTCGTGCTACGGCTATCAATGAAGTTTCTGATTTCATTATAAAACCAATGACTAAGGATAAACTAGTGGAGATGATAAAGAATTTATAATTTGAAATAGAATGTAAAAAATAAAAGGAAAAACTTTTAAAGATTTTCTGTCTGATTTTTTAAATTAAAAAAACTACAATAGAGTTTGTTCTGTTGTAGTTTTTGCTTTTAAATAGGTGTATTACTATAAAAACCAACAGTTACACTGTTGGTTTTTTGATGTAAATTGTCTGTAACAAATACACGATTAATATTATTTTGGAGCTAAACTACTCTGTCTTGAATTGGTTTTAGCTGATATGCTTTATAGAAAAAACGATCTGCTTCGTGTTGATCAGCGGCAAAGTTTACAACCTCTGTAATTTTTCCGTTTTCAATTTTCCAAAGTAAGCACCAGAGGATATCAATATTATTTCCGTCTTCTCTGTTGCTCCAGCCACGATGACAGTCCACAACATAGTCGTCGTTAACCCCTAAAACAATTGGG
The Flavobacterium sp. 5 DNA segment above includes these coding regions:
- a CDS encoding response regulator, yielding MTAIKQLTLVDDDEVFVFLTTKMIEKSKLIDLIKIFENGLDALVFLKENLNNVDALPDIILLDLSMPIMDGWQFLEEYVKINPVIGKKIVIYICSSSISPDDISRATAINEVSDFIIKPMTKDKLVEMIKNL
- a CDS encoding nuclear transport factor 2 family protein, which gives rise to MTEQHPNLAIIAQFFDAYGKNDLNGIRQVIDENVKWTIPGHHPLSGTKIGVDEVLAFFSHLGKSDFKADPIVLGVNDDYVVDCHRGWSNREDGNNIDILWCLLWKIENGKITEVVNFAADQHEADRFFYKAYQLKPIQDRVV